One Serinicoccus chungangensis genomic window carries:
- a CDS encoding sugar nucleotide-binding protein, whose protein sequence is MARMDGTWLITGLNGTVAPKVAARVVELGGEVVGWDRAAVPPDDVEAGEAFLAEVRPAGIFHLGMGAEAWAGRLAAHAREHALPFVVTSSVSVFGDAPGDPDGPFRPGDTPTARDDYGSYKARCEQAVRAAYPEAVVARIGWQADPDGVGNNMVAQLAAQAEASGDVVRASRRWRPATSWMADTATALTDLATSARTGTVHLDGNAADAWSFPQVVRHVARVTGHAWTVEEHEELDHDTRLVGDEDLIRPFSART, encoded by the coding sequence ATGGCACGGATGGACGGGACCTGGCTCATCACGGGCCTGAACGGCACGGTGGCGCCGAAAGTGGCGGCCCGGGTGGTCGAGCTGGGCGGCGAGGTCGTCGGCTGGGACCGGGCGGCGGTGCCGCCCGACGACGTGGAGGCGGGGGAGGCCTTCCTCGCCGAGGTCCGGCCGGCCGGCATCTTCCACCTCGGCATGGGCGCCGAGGCGTGGGCCGGCCGCCTGGCGGCCCACGCCCGCGAGCACGCCCTCCCCTTCGTCGTCACCAGCTCGGTCTCGGTCTTCGGTGACGCCCCCGGCGACCCGGACGGCCCGTTCCGGCCCGGCGACACCCCGACCGCGCGGGACGACTACGGCAGCTACAAGGCGCGGTGCGAGCAGGCGGTGCGGGCGGCCTACCCGGAGGCGGTCGTCGCGCGCATCGGCTGGCAGGCGGACCCCGACGGGGTCGGCAACAACATGGTGGCCCAGCTCGCCGCCCAGGCGGAGGCCTCGGGGGACGTCGTCCGGGCGAGCCGGCGGTGGCGCCCGGCGACCTCGTGGATGGCGGACACGGCCACCGCGCTCACCGACCTGGCGACGTCCGCACGGACCGGCACCGTCCACCTCGACGGCAACGCCGCCGACGCGTGGAGCTTCCCGCAGGTGGTGCGGCACGTCGCGCGGGTGACCGGGCACGCGTGGACGGTGGAGGAGCACGAGGAGCTGGACCACGACACGCGCCTGGTCGGCGACGAGGACCTCATCAGGCCCTTCTCCGCCCGCACGTGA
- a CDS encoding pyridoxal phosphate-dependent decarboxylase family protein — MSDDEQVLARLDTYRAHDAPTHGGRVLSYVYDSGLAELDALAAAAAARVQPVNGLDPTTFPSVALLQADLLAFAREVLHGPAGTSGAVTSGGTESIMLAVLAARERWREDRPGDRRTPRVVAPSTAHAAFHKAAHYLGLEMVTVPVDPATGTLPAEHLAAHLDEATALAVASAPAYPHGVLDPVVGIAAAAAERGIPCHVDACVGGFVLPWWEGTPPWDLGVPGVSSISADLHKFGYAPKGASVLLVADPALDRARYYALTDWPGYPVVNPTVLGSRSAMSLAAAWAVVTRLGAQGYADLTAGLARVTAAVRQVVEDIPGLQVVGAPVGPLLAVGADPTVPAGGQGIRTRGPRPSRPGASCCRASPPWPRPTGPSCPARRT, encoded by the coding sequence ATGAGCGACGACGAGCAGGTCCTGGCCCGCCTCGACACCTACCGTGCCCACGACGCCCCCACCCACGGGGGCCGCGTGCTGAGCTACGTCTACGACAGCGGCCTGGCCGAGCTCGACGCGCTCGCCGCCGCCGCGGCCGCACGGGTGCAGCCGGTCAACGGGCTCGACCCGACCACCTTCCCCTCCGTCGCGCTCCTGCAGGCGGACCTGCTGGCGTTCGCCCGCGAGGTGCTGCACGGCCCCGCCGGCACGAGCGGTGCGGTGACCTCCGGCGGCACCGAGAGCATCATGCTCGCCGTCCTCGCGGCCCGGGAACGGTGGCGCGAGGACCGACCCGGGGACCGGCGCACGCCGCGGGTCGTGGCGCCCTCGACCGCGCACGCCGCCTTCCACAAGGCGGCGCACTACCTCGGTCTGGAGATGGTGACCGTCCCGGTGGACCCGGCCACCGGCACCCTTCCCGCGGAGCACCTCGCCGCGCACCTGGACGAGGCGACGGCCCTCGCGGTCGCGAGCGCCCCGGCATACCCCCACGGCGTCCTCGACCCGGTCGTCGGGATCGCGGCGGCGGCGGCCGAGCGGGGCATCCCCTGCCACGTCGACGCCTGCGTCGGCGGGTTCGTGCTGCCGTGGTGGGAGGGGACGCCGCCGTGGGACCTCGGGGTCCCGGGCGTGAGCAGCATCTCGGCCGACCTGCACAAGTTCGGCTACGCCCCCAAGGGGGCCTCGGTGCTGCTGGTCGCCGACCCCGCCCTGGACCGCGCCCGCTACTACGCGTTGACCGACTGGCCCGGCTACCCGGTGGTCAACCCGACCGTGCTGGGCTCGCGCTCGGCGATGTCCCTGGCCGCGGCGTGGGCGGTGGTCACCCGCCTCGGGGCCCAGGGGTATGCCGACCTCACCGCCGGGCTGGCCCGCGTCACCGCGGCGGTCCGGCAGGTCGTCGAGGACATCCCCGGCCTGCAGGTGGTCGGTGCGCCGGTCGGGCCGCTGCTCGCCGTCGGCGCCGACCCGACCGTGCCGGCGGGCGGGCAGGGGATTCGCACGCGTGGGCCCAGGCCGTCGCGGCCCGGGGCTTCGTGCTGCAGGGCCAGCCCGCCCTGGCCCAGACCGACGGGACCGTCCTGCCCCGCACGACGCACCTGA
- a CDS encoding inorganic phosphate transporter, translated as MAPVKLTEYRQIEHITTRGPAQLRRLALAAVFLAGVIVFTRTQFGHLDQAWLLIAAALIGGYMAMNIGANDVANNVGPAVGSRAMTLGTAIVIAAVFEAAGAIIAGGDVVSTVKNGIIDPADIGDPMVFVWVMIGALLGAAIWLNIATWLGAPVSTTHSIVGGVMGAGIASSGFAIVNWPVMGAIAASWVISPLVGGLLAAALLYVLERKVLWQVDPVQAAIRYLPYLLGLMAGAFTTYIALKGVQNVLSISSPVAFGLGLVAGVITFLLTRPGIARRSSSLQQSREGVNTLFTIPLVAAAALLSFAHGANDVANAVGPLAGVVEALTSDGVSADSEAGIPLWVLVIGAVGISLGLALYGPRLIRTVGSEITQLDRSRAFCVALSAALTVIVASQLGLPVSSTHVALGGIFGVGFLREYLDQRMAKAVEDVLHSHQGDEHIAEVERMLYTFVNADAETKRDMLSQLSDMGHEAVITAAQRRKLKKALKRQQVRREHLFRIVSAWIITVPASAVLSALFYFALRGMMV; from the coding sequence ATGGCCCCGGTGAAGCTGACGGAGTATCGCCAGATCGAGCACATCACCACCCGTGGTCCGGCCCAGCTCCGCCGGCTCGCCCTGGCCGCGGTCTTCCTCGCCGGGGTGATCGTCTTCACCCGCACCCAGTTCGGTCACCTGGACCAGGCCTGGCTGCTCATCGCCGCGGCGCTCATCGGCGGCTACATGGCGATGAACATCGGTGCCAACGACGTCGCCAACAACGTCGGTCCGGCGGTCGGCTCCCGGGCCATGACCCTGGGGACGGCGATCGTCATCGCCGCCGTCTTCGAGGCGGCCGGCGCGATCATCGCCGGGGGCGACGTCGTCAGCACCGTCAAGAACGGCATCATCGACCCCGCCGACATCGGCGACCCCATGGTCTTCGTGTGGGTGATGATCGGCGCCCTGCTCGGCGCGGCCATCTGGCTCAACATCGCCACCTGGCTCGGCGCCCCGGTGTCGACGACCCACTCCATCGTCGGCGGCGTGATGGGCGCCGGCATCGCCTCCTCCGGCTTCGCGATCGTCAACTGGCCGGTCATGGGCGCCATCGCCGCCAGCTGGGTCATCTCGCCCCTCGTGGGCGGGCTGCTGGCCGCGGCGCTGCTCTACGTGCTCGAGCGCAAGGTGCTGTGGCAGGTGGACCCGGTCCAGGCCGCGATCCGCTACCTGCCCTACCTGCTGGGGCTCATGGCCGGGGCCTTCACCACCTACATCGCCCTCAAGGGCGTGCAGAACGTCCTCTCGATCAGCAGCCCGGTCGCCTTCGGCCTCGGCCTGGTCGCCGGTGTCATCACCTTCCTCCTCACCCGACCCGGCATCGCCCGCCGCTCCTCCTCCCTGCAGCAGTCGCGGGAGGGCGTCAACACGCTGTTCACCATCCCCCTGGTGGCCGCCGCCGCCCTCCTGTCCTTCGCGCACGGCGCCAATGACGTCGCCAACGCGGTCGGCCCGCTCGCGGGCGTGGTCGAGGCCCTCACCAGCGACGGGGTCAGCGCGGACAGCGAGGCCGGCATCCCGCTGTGGGTGCTCGTCATCGGCGCCGTCGGCATCTCGCTCGGGCTCGCGCTGTACGGCCCCCGCCTCATCCGCACCGTCGGCTCCGAGATCACCCAGCTGGACCGCTCGCGGGCCTTCTGCGTGGCCCTCAGCGCCGCCCTGACCGTCATCGTGGCGAGCCAGCTCGGGCTGCCGGTCAGCTCCACCCACGTGGCGCTCGGCGGCATCTTCGGGGTCGGGTTCCTCCGCGAGTACCTCGACCAGCGGATGGCCAAGGCCGTCGAGGACGTCCTCCACAGCCACCAGGGCGACGAGCACATCGCCGAGGTGGAGCGGATGCTCTACACCTTCGTGAACGCCGACGCCGAGACCAAGCGGGACATGCTGAGCCAGCTCAGCGACATGGGGCACGAGGCGGTCATCACCGCCGCCCAGCGGCGCAAGCTCAAGAAGGCGCTCAAGCGCCAGCAGGTGCGGCGCGAGCACCTCTTCCGGATCGTCTCGGCGTGGATCATCACGGTGCCGGCCTCGGCGGTGCTGTCCGCCCTGTTCTACTTCGCCCTGCGCGGGATGATGGTCTGA
- a CDS encoding secondary thiamine-phosphate synthase enzyme YjbQ, producing the protein MQTTTLDLRTGGEEVVHDLTRECERFVAGLGDGLLHVFVPHATAGIAIIETGAGSDDDLLAALGDLLPADDRWRHAHGSRGHGRSHVMPALVPPYASVPVDGGRLALGTWQSICLVDLNVDNAARRVRLDFLEG; encoded by the coding sequence ATGCAGACGACGACGCTGGACCTGAGGACCGGGGGCGAGGAGGTCGTGCACGACCTGACCCGCGAGTGCGAGCGCTTCGTCGCCGGGCTGGGCGACGGGCTGCTGCACGTCTTCGTCCCGCACGCCACGGCGGGCATTGCCATCATCGAGACCGGGGCCGGCTCGGACGACGACCTGCTCGCTGCCCTGGGTGACCTGCTGCCGGCCGACGACCGGTGGCGGCACGCCCACGGCAGCCGCGGCCACGGCCGCTCGCACGTCATGCCCGCGCTCGTCCCGCCGTACGCCTCCGTCCCGGTCGACGGCGGGCGGCTGGCCCTCGGCACCTGGCAGAGCATCTGCCTCGTGGACCTCAACGTGGACAACGCCGCCCGGAGGGTCCGGCTGGACTTCCTCGAGGGCTGA
- a CDS encoding mycothiol transferase, translating into MDAFQDLLVDGFSRVEEGVGAVVDGLSPEQLRWRPDDEANPAGWLLWHLLRQQDAQLAPLLGREQAWDQGWRERFDLPYPPDAMGYGQDPAEVGRFALDDPQLLVGYAGAVHELTRRLVDGLDAPGMARVLDDSYDPPVTVGVRLCSVLEDALKHLGQAEYVAGLVRRRQG; encoded by the coding sequence ATGGACGCCTTCCAGGACCTGCTCGTCGACGGCTTCTCGCGCGTGGAGGAGGGGGTGGGTGCCGTGGTCGACGGCCTGTCGCCCGAGCAGCTGCGGTGGCGGCCCGACGACGAGGCGAACCCCGCGGGGTGGCTGCTGTGGCACCTGCTCCGGCAGCAGGACGCCCAGCTCGCGCCGCTCCTGGGTCGGGAGCAGGCCTGGGACCAGGGGTGGCGCGAGCGGTTCGACCTGCCCTACCCCCCGGACGCGATGGGCTACGGGCAGGACCCCGCGGAGGTCGGCCGGTTCGCGCTGGACGACCCGCAGCTGCTGGTGGGGTATGCGGGTGCCGTCCACGAGCTCACGCGTCGGCTGGTGGACGGGCTGGACGCCCCGGGTATGGCGCGCGTCCTGGACGACTCCTACGACCCTCCGGTGACCGTCGGCGTGCGGCTCTGCTCGGTCCTCGAGGACGCGCTCAAGCACCTCGGGCAGGCGGAGTACGTCGCGGGTCTCGTGCGGCGCCGGCAGGGCTGA
- a CDS encoding helix-turn-helix transcriptional regulator has product MVRLPLTAQDRERGRRLGSLLRQARGDRPVLDVALAAGVSPETLRKIETGRIATPSFPLVASVAAVLGVSLDHLWGEIAAAELRGGSAVERLSR; this is encoded by the coding sequence ATGGTCAGACTGCCGCTCACCGCCCAGGACCGCGAGCGCGGTCGTCGCCTGGGGTCCCTGCTGCGGCAGGCCCGGGGGGACCGGCCCGTGCTCGACGTCGCGCTCGCGGCCGGGGTGTCCCCGGAGACCCTGCGCAAGATCGAGACCGGCCGCATCGCCACGCCGTCGTTCCCGCTCGTGGCCTCCGTGGCAGCGGTGCTGGGGGTCTCCCTCGACCACCTGTGGGGAGAGATCGCGGCGGCGGAGCTGCGCGGCGGGTCGGCCGTCGAACGCCTCAGCCGCTGA
- a CDS encoding TVP38/TMEM64 family protein yields the protein MSTELLPGLGHHPVEPDAVVAPAPVAGPDGPEGSPARSEGAQVWLRRARGVAVGGWLTLAVAVVWGVRSGALTSVTDLRELLASTGVLAPVVYTLVGAAEAVFPVVPGSVTILAGPVLFGPVVGLVAAYCATCLGSVAVFALSRYVGQDLLTARFRPAIVRRWLGWLQHRRFTGWFALGIALPLAPDDLLCCLAGLSRMRWRTFVLVVLLLKPWALVVYTLGVVSLLDRWVPGLAG from the coding sequence GTGAGCACCGAGCTGCTCCCGGGTCTCGGCCACCACCCGGTCGAGCCCGACGCCGTGGTGGCACCTGCGCCCGTCGCCGGCCCGGACGGCCCCGAGGGGTCCCCGGCCAGGTCCGAGGGCGCTCAGGTCTGGCTGCGCCGGGCCCGCGGCGTCGCGGTGGGCGGCTGGCTGACGCTGGCCGTGGCCGTGGTCTGGGGCGTGCGGTCAGGGGCGCTCACCTCCGTGACCGACCTGCGCGAGCTGCTCGCGAGCACCGGCGTCCTCGCCCCCGTCGTCTACACGCTGGTCGGGGCGGCCGAGGCGGTCTTCCCGGTGGTGCCGGGCTCGGTGACGATCCTCGCCGGGCCGGTGCTCTTCGGGCCGGTCGTCGGCCTGGTCGCCGCCTACTGCGCGACCTGCCTGGGCTCCGTCGCGGTGTTCGCCCTGTCCCGCTACGTCGGTCAGGACCTGCTCACCGCCCGCTTCCGACCCGCCATCGTGCGGCGGTGGCTCGGCTGGCTGCAGCACCGCCGCTTCACCGGGTGGTTCGCCCTCGGGATCGCCCTGCCCCTGGCCCCCGACGACCTGCTCTGCTGCCTCGCCGGGCTGTCCAGGATGCGCTGGCGCACCTTCGTCCTGGTCGTCCTGCTGCTTAAGCCGTGGGCGCTGGTCGTCTACACCCTCGGTGTCGTCAGCCTGCTGGACCGCTGGGTCCCCGGGCTGGCCGGGTGA
- a CDS encoding glycosyltransferase family 4 protein, with protein sequence MSATAPLVVNMASESDISVQGHGVHSAYLEMARALERRDDVGVVHGVYGRRVDCDVYHLHTLGWAVWPKLLDPRRPTVVSAHVVPDSLVGSLRWARAWRPLARWYMRWFYGRADRVLAVSAAVARTLQTELDVPPERIETVPNTIDTRVLRTDDAGRALARRRLGTAPGTFLVVGVGQVQPRKRVDVFVRLAREHPDVHFVWLGGIPFGRLGAEHGAMRRMMQDAPPNLRFTGAVPRTDVTSYLHAADAFCLPAEQENHPLCVLEAAAAGLPVVVRDLREYDDTFGADVLRCGEDDFAAAITSLRTDPERYAEGRRGAARIAARFDSTAAAERLVDLYREVVDRGGRESAGERAGRSSPRQD encoded by the coding sequence ATGAGCGCGACGGCACCCCTCGTGGTCAACATGGCCAGCGAGAGCGACATCAGCGTGCAGGGCCACGGCGTGCACTCGGCCTACCTCGAGATGGCGCGCGCCCTGGAGCGGCGCGACGACGTGGGCGTGGTGCACGGCGTCTACGGGAGGCGGGTGGACTGCGACGTCTACCACCTGCACACCCTCGGCTGGGCGGTGTGGCCCAAGCTGCTCGACCCGCGCCGACCGACGGTGGTGTCGGCCCACGTGGTCCCGGACTCCCTCGTGGGGTCGCTGCGGTGGGCCCGGGCGTGGCGGCCCCTGGCCCGGTGGTACATGCGCTGGTTCTACGGGCGGGCGGACCGCGTCCTCGCCGTGTCGGCCGCCGTCGCCCGGACGCTGCAGACCGAGCTGGACGTGCCGCCCGAGCGGATCGAGACCGTCCCCAACACCATCGACACGCGGGTGCTGCGGACCGACGACGCCGGTCGTGCCCTGGCCCGCCGACGGCTGGGGACGGCCCCGGGCACCTTCCTCGTGGTCGGCGTCGGGCAGGTGCAGCCGCGCAAGCGGGTCGACGTCTTCGTCCGGCTGGCGCGCGAGCACCCCGACGTCCACTTCGTGTGGCTGGGCGGCATACCGTTCGGCCGGCTGGGGGCCGAGCACGGCGCCATGCGCCGGATGATGCAGGACGCCCCGCCCAACCTGCGGTTCACGGGCGCGGTCCCGCGGACGGACGTGACGTCATACCTGCACGCGGCCGACGCCTTCTGCCTGCCCGCGGAGCAGGAGAACCACCCTCTGTGCGTCCTCGAGGCCGCCGCGGCCGGCCTGCCGGTCGTCGTCCGCGACCTCCGCGAGTACGACGACACCTTCGGCGCGGACGTGCTGCGCTGCGGCGAGGACGACTTCGCCGCCGCCATCACCTCGCTGCGGACGGACCCCGAGAGGTATGCCGAGGGTCGCCGGGGTGCGGCCCGCATCGCGGCGCGGTTCGACAGCACCGCCGCCGCCGAGCGTCTCGTCGACCTCTACCGGGAGGTGGTGGACCGGGGCGGGAGAGAGTCGGCCGGGGAGCGTGCGGGGAGGTCCTCGCCGCGGCAGGACTGA
- a CDS encoding MFS transporter produces the protein MTADRTTRTETTPDPDPARWRILAVTLAVGFMSLLDVTIVNVAIPSMREGLDTSAASIQWVVSGYALTFGLMLVTGGRLGDAWGRRRLMLVGLTGFVLASAACGLAPTAGVLVAARLVQGLSAGLLAPQNTGLIQDLFTGAERGRAFGLFGLVVSVASGIGPVLGGVIITLAGEEGGWRWVFLVNVPIGLALLVAIARIVPDLRGKDQDPRLDLVGALLLGAAVMCLLLPVVALESGDTWALALLVGVPVLAWAFLSYEKRLARTGGMPLLDVDLLRRTPGYANGIVVGTLYFTGFTGVFLVLSIFLQDGLGYSTLMTGLLLTPFAVGSAVSSPWAGRAVTRVGRSLVVRALLVMMSGLLVLGVLVGPFQDSPWLWLALAAPLLLAGLGGGAVVSPNFTLTLAKVPQRMGGAAGGALQTGQRVGSAIGAAVLVTAYQVGVGANDDAATGLRAALGVALVLLLAALAAAVWDGRHRAAVQRAEEADEQQSSAQG, from the coding sequence GTGACGGCTGACCGCACCACCCGCACCGAGACCACCCCCGACCCCGACCCGGCCCGCTGGCGCATCCTGGCGGTGACGCTGGCGGTCGGCTTCATGTCCCTGCTGGACGTGACCATCGTCAACGTCGCCATCCCCTCGATGCGCGAGGGCCTGGACACCTCGGCGGCCTCCATCCAGTGGGTGGTCTCGGGGTATGCCCTCACCTTCGGCCTCATGCTCGTCACCGGCGGCCGGCTCGGGGACGCCTGGGGCCGGCGGCGGCTCATGCTCGTCGGCCTGACGGGGTTCGTGCTGGCCAGCGCCGCCTGCGGGCTGGCGCCGACGGCCGGGGTGCTCGTCGCCGCGCGGCTCGTGCAGGGGTTGTCCGCCGGTCTGCTGGCACCGCAGAACACCGGCCTCATCCAGGACCTGTTCACCGGCGCCGAGCGGGGCCGGGCCTTCGGGTTGTTCGGCCTGGTCGTCTCGGTGGCCTCCGGCATCGGGCCGGTCCTGGGCGGGGTGATCATCACCCTCGCCGGGGAGGAGGGCGGCTGGCGCTGGGTGTTCCTCGTCAACGTCCCCATCGGGCTGGCGCTCCTCGTCGCCATCGCCCGCATCGTCCCGGACCTGCGGGGCAAGGACCAGGACCCGCGCCTGGACCTGGTCGGTGCGCTGCTCCTGGGGGCTGCCGTCATGTGCCTGCTGCTCCCCGTCGTGGCGCTGGAGTCGGGGGACACCTGGGCGCTGGCGCTGCTCGTCGGCGTCCCCGTCCTGGCCTGGGCGTTCCTGTCCTACGAGAAGCGGCTGGCGCGCACCGGCGGGATGCCCCTGCTCGACGTCGACCTGCTCCGGCGCACCCCGGGCTACGCCAACGGGATCGTCGTCGGCACGCTCTACTTCACCGGGTTCACCGGTGTCTTCCTCGTGCTGTCCATCTTCCTGCAGGACGGGCTCGGCTACTCCACGCTCATGACCGGCCTGCTGCTGACCCCCTTCGCGGTCGGCTCGGCGGTCTCCTCGCCGTGGGCCGGCCGGGCGGTGACCCGGGTGGGCCGGTCGCTGGTCGTCCGGGCCCTGCTGGTCATGATGAGCGGCCTCCTCGTGCTGGGCGTCCTGGTCGGGCCCTTCCAGGACAGCCCGTGGCTGTGGCTCGCGCTGGCGGCACCGCTGCTGCTCGCCGGGCTGGGGGGTGGCGCCGTGGTGTCGCCCAACTTCACCCTCACCCTCGCGAAGGTGCCGCAGCGCATGGGCGGGGCCGCGGGGGGAGCCCTGCAGACCGGCCAGCGGGTCGGGTCGGCCATCGGCGCGGCGGTGCTGGTCACCGCCTACCAGGTCGGCGTCGGCGCGAACGACGACGCAGCCACCGGGCTGCGCGCGGCGCTCGGCGTCGCGCTGGTGCTGCTCCTCGCCGCGCTGGCCGCGGCGGTGTGGGACGGACGTCACCGGGCCGCGGTCCAGCGGGCAGAGGAGGCCGACGAGCAGCAGAGCAGCGCCCAGGGGTAG
- a CDS encoding glycosyltransferase, with the protein MPDQPSVSLRSPRHREPRRHRPGRRRVLLLTDSYRPTVNGVVSSVDELRRGLREAGHEVRVLTVGPTRRTTFDGEVYRLPSLDASHLYPHARLGRPVDGDLLADLVRWRPQVLHSHTEFVAFWWARRLAHRLSVPHVHTYHTLYADYTHYFCPHERLGRALCASFARHTLDRTDLVVAPTEKIRRLLQGYAVRPPIAVVPTGVDLGRFTPGPRPPGLAASLALDPDVPVLLSLGRLATEKNLAEVLDRLAGVADPWQLVVAGDGPQAGTLRRQADQLGLGDRVRFVGAVEPSRAPEFYRLADVFVSASRTETQGLTVLEALASGVPVLCRDDAALDGVVRAGRNGERYTTPEEFTRSLTLLLRHPDLRRRWGREAVRTAAGLGAESFVAGICAAYDQAAGAGSSAVAA; encoded by the coding sequence ATGCCCGATCAGCCGTCCGTCAGCCTGCGGTCGCCGCGGCACCGCGAGCCGCGGCGACACCGGCCCGGGCGGCGCCGGGTCCTGCTGCTCACCGACTCCTACCGGCCCACCGTCAACGGGGTCGTCAGCTCGGTCGACGAGCTGCGTCGGGGGCTGCGGGAGGCGGGGCACGAGGTCCGCGTGCTGACGGTGGGACCGACCCGTCGCACCACCTTCGACGGGGAGGTCTACCGGCTGCCGTCCCTGGACGCCAGCCACCTCTACCCGCACGCCAGGCTGGGTCGGCCGGTCGACGGGGACCTGCTCGCCGACCTGGTCCGGTGGCGCCCCCAGGTCCTGCACTCGCACACCGAGTTCGTCGCCTTCTGGTGGGCCCGGCGACTCGCGCACCGGCTGTCGGTCCCGCACGTGCACACCTACCACACGCTGTACGCCGACTACACGCACTACTTCTGCCCGCACGAGCGGCTGGGCCGGGCGCTGTGCGCCTCGTTCGCCCGGCACACCCTGGACCGGACCGACCTCGTCGTCGCTCCGACCGAGAAGATCCGCCGGCTCCTCCAGGGGTATGCCGTGCGCCCACCGATCGCGGTCGTGCCGACCGGGGTGGACCTGGGCCGGTTCACCCCCGGCCCCCGGCCCCCGGGGCTGGCCGCCTCGCTGGCCCTGGACCCGGACGTCCCGGTCCTGCTCAGCCTGGGGCGTCTGGCCACCGAGAAGAACCTCGCCGAGGTCCTCGACCGGCTCGCCGGCGTCGCGGACCCGTGGCAGCTGGTCGTCGCCGGCGACGGGCCGCAGGCAGGGACCCTGCGCCGGCAGGCGGACCAGCTCGGGCTGGGCGACCGGGTGCGCTTCGTGGGCGCGGTCGAGCCGTCCCGGGCCCCGGAGTTCTACCGCCTGGCCGACGTCTTCGTCTCCGCCTCGCGCACCGAGACCCAGGGGCTGACCGTCCTGGAGGCCCTGGCCAGCGGGGTCCCGGTGCTGTGCCGCGACGACGCCGCCCTCGACGGCGTCGTGCGGGCGGGCCGCAACGGCGAGCGCTACACGACCCCGGAGGAGTTCACCCGGTCGCTGACCCTGCTGCTGCGGCACCCGGACCTGCGGCGGCGGTGGGGCCGCGAGGCCGTCCGGACCGCCGCCGGTCTCGGCGCGGAGAGCTTCGTCGCCGGGATCTGCGCGGCCTACGACCAGGCTGCCGGAGCGGGCAGCAGCGCGGTGGCCGCGTGA
- a CDS encoding MFS transporter produces MSPRLPRSAVLGYAAGSVGTGGFSTLPGLVLAYYLTDTLAVPALLATLVVILPKVWDVLIDPAVGARSDRHAATGTGRTRLMLAGALTLPVGFVGMFAVPDPLGPAAAGLWVLVFFVLATTSFSCFQVPYIALPADLTEAYRERTRVMAWRIAVLALAILLVGAGGPALRDAAGGGRSGYLTMALGIALLLLAGMVATVVTTRAHLRRPPTPAPADADAGGYRAGLVAWREVAAYRVLLSVFVLQAVATGVMLAAAQYVAAYTLGDEAALTLLFVALVAPALLVMPLWTRYAASRGKRPALALASGVFAMAGLGLAGMPWLPGGWVYLLVGVAGVAYAGMQLFPLAMLPDVIATAGRERGGAMSGLWTAGETAGLALGPVVVLLLLAATGFRSSTAGEQLAQPAAAETAIVLAFSVVPALLVALSLLVLRRYTEPAVPSSTPVPAPEGTA; encoded by the coding sequence ATGAGCCCCCGCCTGCCCCGCTCCGCCGTGCTGGGGTATGCCGCGGGCAGCGTCGGCACCGGGGGCTTCAGCACCCTGCCGGGCCTGGTCCTGGCCTACTACCTCACCGACACCCTGGCGGTCCCGGCGCTCCTGGCGACGCTGGTCGTCATCCTCCCCAAGGTCTGGGACGTCCTCATCGACCCCGCGGTGGGGGCGCGCAGCGACCGGCACGCCGCCACCGGCACCGGGCGCACGCGCCTGATGCTGGCCGGCGCCCTGACCCTGCCGGTGGGCTTCGTCGGCATGTTCGCCGTCCCCGACCCCCTGGGGCCGGCCGCCGCCGGCCTGTGGGTCCTGGTCTTCTTCGTCCTCGCGACGACGTCGTTCTCCTGCTTCCAGGTGCCCTACATCGCCCTGCCCGCCGACCTGACCGAGGCCTACCGCGAGCGCACCCGCGTCATGGCGTGGCGCATCGCGGTGCTGGCGCTGGCCATCCTGCTGGTGGGCGCCGGTGGACCCGCCCTGCGCGACGCCGCAGGAGGCGGCCGGTCCGGCTACCTCACCATGGCCCTGGGCATCGCCCTGCTGCTGCTCGCCGGAATGGTGGCGACCGTCGTCACGACCCGCGCCCATCTGCGCCGACCGCCGACCCCGGCGCCCGCGGACGCGGACGCGGGCGGTTACCGCGCCGGGCTCGTCGCCTGGCGGGAGGTCGCGGCATACCGGGTCCTGCTCTCGGTCTTCGTCCTCCAGGCCGTGGCGACCGGCGTCATGCTCGCGGCGGCGCAGTACGTCGCCGCCTACACGCTCGGGGACGAAGCCGCCCTGACGCTGCTCTTCGTCGCGCTCGTCGCACCGGCGCTGCTCGTCATGCCGCTGTGGACGCGGTATGCCGCCTCCCGCGGCAAGCGCCCCGCGCTCGCCCTCGCCTCGGGCGTCTTCGCCATGGCCGGCCTCGGTCTCGCCGGGATGCCCTGGCTGCCGGGAGGGTGGGTCTACCTCCTGGTGGGGGTCGCCGGGGTGGCGTACGCCGGGATGCAGCTGTTCCCGCTGGCCATGCTGCCCGACGTCATCGCCACGGCCGGCCGCGAGCGGGGCGGCGCGATGAGCGGGCTGTGGACCGCGGGAGAGACGGCCGGGCTGGCCCTGGGCCCGGTCGTGGTCCTGCTCCTGCTCGCCGCCACCGGGTTCCGTTCGAGCACCGCCGGCGAGCAGCTCGCCCAGCCGGCCGCGGCCGAGACCGCGATCGTCCTCGCCTTCTCGGTCGTCCCCGCCCTGCTGGTGGCCCTCAGCCTGCTGGTGCTGCGGCGCTACACCGAGCCGGCCGTCCCGAGCAGCACTCCCGTCCCCGCCCCGGAAGGCACCGCATGA